A single Vibrio sp. YMD68 DNA region contains:
- a CDS encoding response regulator, whose amino-acid sequence MAHILLIDDDTELTGLLKEVLTYEGFTVTETNDGESGLAAINDEIDLILLDVMMPKLNGMDTLKKLRETRTTPVLMLTAKGEEIDRVIGLELGADDYLPKPFSDRELLARMKAILRRTQTQSQTAPKVSDCIEYCDIKVYPGKQEAYCQEQLLDLTTTEFSLLSHFIQHPGVTLTKETLSLDVLGKRLAPFDRAIDMHVSNLRKKLPEMHSGRPRIKTLRGRGYLMVEED is encoded by the coding sequence ATGGCACATATCCTACTGATTGACGATGACACTGAACTCACCGGCTTACTCAAGGAAGTATTGACCTACGAGGGGTTTACGGTGACAGAAACCAACGACGGTGAATCAGGGCTTGCCGCCATTAATGATGAAATTGACCTCATTTTACTCGATGTGATGATGCCTAAGCTCAATGGCATGGACACATTAAAAAAGCTGCGTGAAACCAGGACGACGCCTGTGTTGATGCTAACGGCGAAAGGAGAAGAAATTGATCGCGTCATTGGATTAGAACTTGGCGCGGATGACTATCTCCCTAAACCTTTTAGTGATCGTGAACTGCTCGCAAGAATGAAAGCAATTTTGCGTCGCACACAAACACAGTCACAAACAGCACCAAAAGTCAGCGACTGTATCGAATACTGCGATATTAAAGTCTACCCAGGTAAACAAGAAGCCTACTGCCAAGAGCAGCTACTCGACCTCACAACAACAGAATTTTCATTACTCAGCCATTTTATCCAACATCCTGGTGTCACACTGACAAAAGAAACATTGAGCCTGGATGTCCTTGGAAAACGGCTTGCGCCATTCGATAGAGCCATCGATATGCACGTTTCCAATTTACGGAAAAAATTGCCAGAGATGCATTCTGGCAGACCTCGCATCAAAACCCTTAGAGGACGGGGTTACTTAATGGTCGAGGAGGATTAA
- the cpxA gene encoding envelope stress sensor histidine kinase CpxA, whose product MRLPKITSLYGRIFAIFWFTMLLVLLAVLSLPHLDPRKARDIPQDHFKKLDQIKQNIETRYKNETNLSKILFNLDDQRRSPRFSQPRIFISDLEGNVLTIKNQHDSKIRALRNFVTSIDSVETPKQKLYGQHMIAGPLPIRLANRDLFLYVGIKWNQPPPFLLRLFDKPFQLLFAVMLVSTPLLLWLAWALSQPARKLERAARRVANGEFVVDPDLEKGTSEFRQAGASFNQMVEAVNSMISGQQRLLSDISHELRSPLTRLRMANALATRKQGESSELSRIDTEAQRLEQMIAELLELSRMQADSHLKREEQPLSSLWEELLNDAQFEAEQMGKSLSLGPIPNRTISGNPKLLMSAVENITRNAIYYGKDHAQVSMTATSDALNIVVEDNGHGVPENEMSEIFRPFYRVSTARDRHSGGAGLGLAITESAIRQHSGSIAASQSDLGGLKVCVQLPLTQ is encoded by the coding sequence ATGCGTTTACCCAAAATCACCAGTTTATACGGTCGTATATTTGCCATTTTTTGGTTCACCATGTTGCTTGTGTTACTCGCTGTGCTCTCTTTGCCGCATCTTGATCCGCGCAAAGCCCGTGACATACCGCAAGATCATTTTAAAAAACTGGATCAAATAAAGCAGAACATCGAAACTCGGTATAAAAATGAGACCAACTTAAGCAAGATCCTTTTTAATCTTGATGATCAACGACGATCACCTCGTTTTTCGCAGCCGCGTATTTTTATCTCTGATCTTGAAGGTAATGTGTTAACCATTAAAAATCAGCATGACTCCAAAATCAGAGCGTTAAGAAACTTTGTCACCAGTATTGATTCCGTCGAGACACCAAAACAAAAACTGTATGGCCAACATATGATCGCGGGACCTCTGCCTATCCGCCTAGCCAATCGTGACCTATTTCTTTATGTCGGCATTAAATGGAATCAACCCCCACCGTTCTTATTGCGTTTATTTGATAAACCCTTTCAACTGCTGTTTGCCGTCATGCTCGTCAGCACCCCCCTTTTGCTTTGGTTGGCATGGGCACTGAGTCAGCCCGCTCGAAAATTAGAAAGAGCCGCCAGACGTGTCGCCAATGGGGAGTTTGTTGTCGACCCTGATCTTGAAAAAGGCACCTCAGAATTTCGCCAAGCAGGAGCGAGCTTTAATCAGATGGTCGAAGCCGTAAATAGCATGATCTCAGGGCAGCAGCGATTACTGTCTGACATATCGCACGAACTGCGTTCCCCTCTCACTCGATTGCGCATGGCCAATGCATTGGCGACAAGAAAGCAAGGCGAGAGCTCGGAACTGAGTAGAATTGATACTGAAGCACAACGACTCGAGCAAATGATCGCCGAGCTTTTAGAGCTGTCTCGCATGCAAGCGGATAGCCATTTAAAACGAGAAGAGCAGCCTCTCAGCAGCCTGTGGGAAGAGCTTCTCAACGATGCACAATTCGAAGCTGAACAGATGGGTAAATCCTTATCATTGGGGCCCATACCCAACCGCACCATTAGCGGAAACCCGAAACTATTAATGAGCGCGGTGGAAAACATCACCCGTAACGCCATTTATTACGGTAAAGACCATGCCCAAGTGTCCATGACGGCAACCAGCGATGCTTTGAACATTGTGGTGGAAGATAATGGTCATGGTGTCCCTGAAAATGAAATGAGTGAGATTTTTCGTCCATTTTATCGTGTCTCAACGGCGCGTGACCGACACTCTGGTGGCGCTGGCCTTGGCTTAGCCATTACCGAAAGTGCGATACGCCAACATAGTGGATCCATTGCCGCAAGCCAAAGTGATCTAGGCGGTTTGAAAGTTTGTGTTCAATTGCCCCTCACTCAATAA
- a CDS encoding tRNA (cytidine(34)-2'-O)-methyltransferase — translation MFDIALFEPEIAPNTGNIIRLSANCGANLHLIEPLGFDLDEKKVRRAGLDYHDLARVKRHKDYDAFLAYLESERHGQYRIFACTTKTTGHHVDAAFTQGDVLLFGPETRGLPADVIESLPMEQRLRIPMMPDARSLNLSNAVAIIAFEAWRQMGFDGAV, via the coding sequence ATGTTTGATATAGCGCTTTTTGAGCCAGAAATTGCCCCTAATACCGGGAACATCATCCGTTTAAGTGCAAACTGTGGGGCGAACTTACACCTCATTGAACCTCTCGGATTTGACCTCGATGAGAAAAAAGTTCGCCGAGCAGGGCTGGATTATCATGATCTCGCACGCGTTAAACGCCACAAAGACTACGACGCTTTTCTTGCTTATTTAGAGAGCGAACGTCACGGTCAATACCGTATTTTTGCGTGCACGACGAAAACAACAGGTCACCATGTTGACGCTGCGTTTACTCAAGGTGATGTTTTACTCTTTGGGCCTGAAACCCGCGGTCTTCCCGCCGACGTCATCGAAAGCTTGCCAATGGAGCAGCGTCTTCGAATTCCAATGATGCCCGATGCGAGAAGTTTAAACCTATCAAATGCTGTGGCAATTATCGCGTTTGAAGCGTGGCGACAGATGGGCTTCGATGGCGCAGTATAA
- a CDS encoding FxsA family protein, with product MFPILLLLFIFVPIIEIALFIQVGDLLGLWTTIGLVLVTAFVGASLVRSQGLQTLRTVQGRLNQGELPAQAIFEGVMLAVAGVLLLTPGFMTDAFGMLVLLPAPRGIIAKYLMSKMVVKSVGGAGFGAHSFGQNPFEQDPFHRDPFNSDSNGSTFEGEYEKKEDQDKNRLN from the coding sequence GTGTTTCCTATCTTACTATTACTATTTATTTTTGTGCCGATCATTGAGATTGCGTTATTTATCCAAGTCGGTGATCTGCTTGGTTTATGGACGACGATCGGCTTAGTGCTCGTTACTGCTTTCGTTGGTGCCTCACTGGTACGTAGCCAAGGCTTGCAAACATTAAGAACGGTACAAGGCCGCTTAAATCAAGGTGAGTTGCCTGCTCAGGCAATTTTTGAAGGCGTTATGCTGGCGGTTGCTGGCGTATTGTTACTGACGCCAGGGTTCATGACGGATGCGTTTGGTATGCTTGTGTTGCTACCAGCACCTAGAGGAATCATTGCCAAGTATCTGATGAGTAAAATGGTGGTGAAATCCGTTGGCGGCGCGGGGTTTGGTGCTCACTCATTTGGGCAGAACCCATTCGAACAAGACCCTTTTCATCGCGACCCATTCAACTCTGACTCGAATGGCAGTACGTTTGAGGGGGAGTATGAGAAAAAAGAGGATCAAGACAAGAACAGGCTTAATTAG
- the aspA gene encoding aspartate ammonia-lyase → MATLPSTSKAVNQATRIEEDLLGQRHVPADAYYGIHTLRAIENFNISNSTISDVPEFIRGMVMTKKAAALANNELGVLPKDVARHIIQACDVILDTGKCMDQFPSDVFQGGAGTSVNMNTNEVIANVALELMGKEKGQYEFINPNDHVNKSQSTNCAYPTGFRISVFNSVHKLIDAIEYLKGAFDLKSKEFESILKMGRTQLQDAVPMTVGQEFHAWSVTLNEEIRALEYTSKLLLEVNLGATAIGTGLNAVEGYQELAVKHLAAVTGHECVQAEDLIEATSDCGAYVMTHGALKRLAVKLSKICNDLRLLSSGPRTGLNELNLPELQAGSSIMPAKVNPVVPEVVNQVCFKVLGNDNTISFAAEGGQLQLNVMEPVIAQSMFESLDILTNACVNLRDKCIDGITVNKEVCEGYVFNSIGIVTYLNPYIGHHEGDIVGKICAETGKSVREVVLERGLLTEEELDDIFSTENLMRPQYKGKRYE, encoded by the coding sequence ATGGCTACTCTACCAAGTACGTCAAAAGCCGTTAATCAAGCTACTCGAATCGAAGAAGATCTTCTAGGTCAGCGTCATGTCCCTGCTGACGCGTACTATGGCATTCACACTCTGCGCGCAATTGAAAATTTCAACATCTCAAATTCAACGATCTCTGATGTGCCTGAATTCATTCGCGGCATGGTCATGACGAAAAAAGCCGCTGCACTCGCCAACAACGAACTGGGCGTATTACCAAAAGATGTCGCCCGTCATATTATTCAAGCGTGTGACGTCATCCTAGACACAGGCAAGTGCATGGATCAATTTCCATCGGATGTTTTCCAAGGTGGTGCGGGTACTTCGGTGAACATGAACACCAACGAAGTCATCGCGAATGTCGCATTAGAATTAATGGGCAAAGAAAAAGGTCAATACGAGTTCATTAATCCAAATGACCACGTGAATAAAAGCCAATCCACCAACTGCGCCTACCCTACGGGGTTTCGTATTTCCGTGTTTAATAGCGTTCACAAACTGATTGATGCCATTGAATACTTAAAAGGTGCCTTTGATTTAAAAAGCAAAGAATTTGAAAGCATCTTGAAAATGGGCCGAACTCAGCTTCAAGACGCCGTACCAATGACCGTAGGGCAAGAATTCCACGCCTGGTCTGTTACCTTGAATGAAGAGATTCGTGCACTCGAATACACATCAAAACTCTTACTTGAAGTGAACCTTGGTGCGACTGCTATCGGTACTGGTCTTAATGCTGTTGAAGGCTACCAAGAGCTTGCAGTTAAACATTTAGCCGCAGTAACAGGCCACGAATGCGTACAAGCGGAAGACTTGATTGAAGCCACGTCTGACTGTGGCGCTTATGTAATGACGCACGGTGCGCTGAAGCGTCTTGCGGTAAAACTGTCTAAGATTTGTAATGACCTTCGCTTACTTTCCTCTGGCCCGCGTACTGGCTTGAATGAACTAAACCTTCCAGAACTTCAGGCTGGCTCTTCCATCATGCCTGCAAAAGTGAATCCAGTGGTGCCGGAAGTCGTCAACCAAGTCTGTTTTAAAGTGCTGGGTAACGACAACACTATCTCGTTTGCTGCAGAAGGCGGACAACTGCAGCTGAATGTCATGGAACCGGTTATCGCCCAAAGCATGTTTGAGTCACTCGATATCCTAACCAATGCGTGTGTGAACCTTCGTGATAAGTGTATCGACGGCATCACAGTGAACAAAGAAGTGTGTGAAGGGTACGTGTTTAACTCTATTGGTATCGTGACCTACTTAAACCCATACATTGGTCACCACGAAGGTGATATTGTCGGTAAAATTTGTGCCGAAACCGGCAAGAGTGTGCGCGAAGTCGTTCTAGAACGCGGGTTATTAACCGAAGAAGAGCTCGATGATATCTTCTCAACAGAAAATCTCATGCGACCTCAATATAAAGGTAAGCGGTACGAGTAA
- a CDS encoding anaerobic C4-dicarboxylate transporter: MIAVELFVVLFFIFIGARIGGIGIGFAGGAGVIALSLILGVPTSQSFIPVDVILIIMSVITAIAAMQVAGGMDWLVQIAENFLRKHPERITFYAPIVTFFMTLLAGTGHTAFSTLPVIAEVAKGQGVRPSRPLSIAVVASQIAITASPISAAVVAFAAMLAPFGVDYLTLLAVCIPTTFIACMVGAFVSNFMGCELKDDPIYQERLAKGLIKLSNNEKREILPTAKRATYIFLGAILFVVCYAAAISSSIGLIENPALGRNEAIMSVMLAAAAAIVMFTKIDASKIPAAATFRSGMTACVCVLGVAWLGSTFVNAHVDGIKDVAGALLADYPWMLALVLFFASMLLYSQGATTVALMPAALAIGVAPLTAVASFAAVSALFVLPTYPTLLAAVEMDDTGSTRIGKYVFNHPFFIPGVATITTAVALGFTLGGLLI; encoded by the coding sequence ATGATCGCGGTTGAACTATTCGTTGTCTTATTCTTTATCTTTATCGGGGCCCGGATCGGCGGGATCGGTATTGGTTTTGCCGGGGGTGCGGGTGTTATTGCGCTCTCATTGATATTAGGCGTACCAACCAGTCAGAGTTTTATACCGGTTGATGTTATTTTGATCATCATGTCGGTGATTACGGCCATTGCGGCGATGCAAGTCGCTGGGGGTATGGACTGGTTGGTTCAAATCGCTGAGAATTTTCTTAGAAAGCACCCAGAACGCATTACGTTTTATGCCCCGATTGTGACGTTTTTTATGACGCTACTGGCAGGAACAGGACACACTGCGTTCTCTACCCTACCTGTCATCGCAGAAGTGGCTAAAGGACAAGGCGTTCGTCCTTCACGACCACTGTCTATTGCTGTTGTCGCATCACAAATTGCGATTACCGCATCACCTATTTCAGCTGCCGTTGTTGCCTTTGCCGCTATGTTGGCTCCATTTGGTGTCGATTATCTGACCCTGCTTGCTGTCTGTATTCCAACCACATTCATTGCTTGTATGGTCGGCGCATTTGTTTCGAACTTCATGGGCTGTGAACTCAAAGATGATCCTATCTACCAAGAGCGTCTTGCAAAAGGGCTAATTAAGCTATCCAACAACGAGAAACGAGAAATCTTACCCACAGCAAAACGGGCCACCTATATTTTCCTCGGAGCGATACTCTTTGTGGTTTGCTACGCGGCGGCCATTTCAAGCTCAATTGGCTTGATTGAAAATCCGGCTTTAGGCCGAAACGAAGCGATCATGAGTGTGATGCTTGCTGCTGCTGCTGCCATCGTGATGTTCACTAAAATTGACGCATCTAAGATCCCTGCGGCTGCCACGTTTCGTTCAGGTATGACAGCGTGTGTGTGTGTATTAGGCGTTGCATGGCTTGGGTCAACGTTTGTTAATGCCCATGTTGACGGTATTAAAGATGTCGCAGGTGCGTTACTGGCCGATTACCCGTGGATGCTCGCATTAGTTTTATTCTTTGCGTCAATGCTGCTTTACTCTCAAGGAGCAACGACGGTCGCTCTTATGCCAGCTGCACTTGCTATTGGTGTTGCACCACTAACCGCAGTGGCCTCGTTTGCTGCGGTGAGCGCTTTGTTTGTACTGCCAACCTACCCAACCCTACTGGCTGCGGTTGAGATGGATGACACGGGATCGACACGAATTGGTAAGTACGTATTTAACCATCCGTTCTTTATCCCTGGTGTCGCGACCATTACAACGGCTGTGGCTCTCGGATTTACACTGGGCGGTCTTCTTATCTAA
- a CDS encoding YfcC family protein produces the protein MTTQTLPTENKKGSFFANFKFPSAYTILFILIALVALLTWIVPAGQYDRVMNDDLGREVPVTGTYQPVEGNPQGVIDVLLAPIDGFYDHESYEAAAIDVSLFILIIGGFLGLVTKTGAIDAGIERVTARLEGREELMIPILMALFAAGGTVYGMAEESLPFYTLLVPVMMAARFDPLVAAATVLLGAGIGVLGSTINPFATVIAANASSIPFTEGIVLRIAMLVIGWVICVAYVMRYAKMVQADQTKSLVYDKYEENKAHFLGNTNGEKLEFTLTRKLILTIFGASFGVMIYGVSVAGWWMAEISAMFLASTIIIGIVARMSEEEFTSSFIDGARDLLGVALIIGIARGIVVVMDRGMITDTILYSAEQMVTGLSSVVFINVMFFLEILLSFLVPSTSGLAVLTMPIMAPLADFAGVGRDLVITAYQSASGLVNLITPTSAVVMGGLAIARVPYVRWVKWVMPLIGILTVFCMVVLSIGALL, from the coding sequence ATGACAACTCAGACTTTGCCAACAGAAAACAAAAAGGGTAGCTTCTTTGCTAATTTTAAGTTTCCCTCCGCTTACACCATTCTATTCATTCTTATTGCACTCGTCGCCCTATTAACTTGGATTGTTCCTGCCGGTCAATATGACCGAGTGATGAACGATGATTTAGGACGGGAAGTCCCCGTAACAGGGACCTATCAACCCGTTGAAGGGAATCCGCAAGGCGTGATTGATGTACTGCTTGCACCAATCGATGGCTTTTACGATCATGAAAGCTATGAAGCAGCGGCTATCGACGTCTCTCTGTTCATTCTCATTATTGGTGGCTTTCTGGGGCTCGTGACCAAAACCGGTGCCATCGATGCCGGTATTGAGCGTGTTACGGCACGTTTAGAGGGCCGAGAAGAGCTGATGATCCCCATACTGATGGCGCTGTTTGCCGCAGGAGGCACGGTGTATGGAATGGCTGAGGAATCCCTACCGTTTTACACCTTGCTCGTCCCTGTCATGATGGCGGCACGTTTTGATCCTTTAGTCGCAGCGGCAACAGTGCTGCTTGGCGCTGGTATTGGCGTGCTGGGTTCAACCATCAACCCATTTGCCACTGTTATCGCTGCCAATGCTTCTTCGATTCCCTTTACCGAAGGCATCGTGTTGCGCATAGCCATGCTGGTCATTGGTTGGGTTATCTGTGTCGCATATGTCATGCGTTACGCAAAAATGGTTCAGGCCGATCAAACCAAATCACTTGTTTATGACAAATATGAAGAAAATAAGGCTCACTTCCTCGGTAATACTAACGGTGAGAAACTGGAATTCACCTTAACACGTAAGCTAATCCTCACCATCTTTGGTGCATCTTTCGGGGTCATGATTTACGGTGTTTCTGTTGCTGGCTGGTGGATGGCTGAGATTTCGGCCATGTTCCTCGCTTCTACCATCATCATTGGTATTGTTGCCCGAATGAGTGAAGAGGAATTTACTTCTAGCTTCATCGATGGAGCACGCGATTTATTAGGCGTAGCACTCATCATCGGTATTGCTCGGGGTATTGTGGTGGTGATGGATCGTGGGATGATCACTGACACGATTCTGTATTCAGCCGAACAAATGGTGACAGGGCTCTCGTCAGTCGTCTTTATTAATGTCATGTTTTTCTTAGAAATACTGCTCTCTTTCTTGGTACCTTCCACTTCAGGGCTTGCCGTATTAACCATGCCCATTATGGCCCCATTAGCCGACTTTGCCGGGGTGGGTCGTGATCTCGTGATCACAGCATATCAGTCAGCCTCTGGGTTAGTTAACTTGATTACTCCAACCTCTGCGGTAGTCATGGGAGGGCTAGCCATCGCACGGGTACCGTATGTGCGCTGGGTGAAATGGGTGATGCCATTAATCGGTATCTTGACTGTATTTTGTATGGTGGTACTGAGCATAGGTGCGCTTCTATAA